In Elephas maximus indicus isolate mEleMax1 chromosome 7, mEleMax1 primary haplotype, whole genome shotgun sequence, the following proteins share a genomic window:
- the LOC126079309 gene encoding olfactory receptor 10A2 — translation MAGENGTKLSEFILMSFSSLPTEIKSLLFMTFLIIYLITLVGNSLIIMVTLADSMLHSPMYFFFRNLSFLEIGFNLVIVPKMLGTLLAQDTTISFLGCAIQMYFFFFFGVAECFLLATMAYDRYVAICNPLHYPVIMNQRTCAKLAAASWFPGFPVATVQTTWLFSFPFCGTNKVNHFFCDSPPVLRLVCANTAMFEIYAIIGTILVVMTPCMLILCSYTRIAAAILKIPSAKGKRKAFSTCSSHLLVVFLFYVSSSLTYFRPKSNNSPESKKLLSLSYTVVTPMLNPIIYSLRNNEVKNALCRTFHKVIGLRNCIL, via the coding sequence ATGGCTGGTGAAAATGGGACAAAACTAAGTGAGTTTATCCTCATGAGCTTCTCTTCTCTACCTACTGAAATAAAGTCATTACTCttcatgacatttctgatcatttACCTCATCACCCTGGTGGGAAACAGCCTCATCATTATGGTAACCTTGGCTGATTCTATGTTGCACAGTcccatgtatttcttctttaGGAACCTGTCCTTCTTGGAGATTGGCTTCAACCTAGTCATTGTACCCAAGATGTTGGGAACCTTGCTTGCCCAGGACACAACTATTTCTTTCCTTGGTTGTGCTATTCAGATgtacttcttcttcttctttggggTGGCTGAATGCTTCCTCCTGGCCACCATGGCATATGACCGCTATGTAGCCATCTGCAACCCCCTGCACTACCCAGTCATCATGAACCAAAGGACCTGTGCAAAACTGGCTGCAGCCTCCTGGTTTCCAGGCTTTCCAGTAGCTACTGTGCAGACCACCTGGCTCTTCAGCTTTCCCTTCTGTGGCACCAACAAGGtcaaccacttcttctgtgacagcCCACCTGTGCTGAGGCTGGTCTGTGCAAACACAGCAATGTTTGAGATATATGCCATTATTGGAACTATTCTGGTGGTCATGACACCCTGCATGCTGATCCTATGTTCCTACACTCGCATTGCTGCTGCCATCCTCAAGATTCCATCAGCAAAAGGAAAGCGGAAAGCATTCTCTACGTGTTCTTCCCACCTCCTTGttgtcttccttttctatgtatcTTCAAGCCTCACCTACTTTCGACCTAAATCGAATAATTCTCCTGAAAGCAAAAAGCTGCTGTCATTGTCTTACACTGTTGTGACTCCCATGTTGAACCCCATCATCTATAGCCTGAGAAATAACGAGGTGAAAAATGCCCTCTGCAGGACCTTCCACAAGGTGATCGGCCTCAGAAACTGCATTCTATAG